AATTACCATTTTTACTCCTAATAATTTCGTGCCTTTAGCCGCCCAATCACGTGATGATCCTGTTCCATATTCTTTGCCAGCAAATATGATAGTAGAAATATTATTAGAAATATATTTCATAGCAGCATCATAAATTGACATTTTTTCACCACTAGGTTGATAATATGTAAATCCACCTTCTATTTGTGTATTATTTTTACCCAAAATTGTTATTAAATTTTTTATACGTTTATTAGAAAAAGTACCTCGAATCATAACTTCGTGATTTCCACGACGAGACCCATAAGAATTAAATTCATCTTTTAAAACACCATTATTAATTAACCATTTTCCTGCTGGACTAGATTCCTCAATTAATCCCGCTGGAGAAATATGATCGGTAGTTATAGAATCTCCTAATATACATAATGCTCTTGCTCCTTTAATGTTTTTTGGAAAATATTCAAACTTTAATTTAAAATTATTGAAAAATGGAGGTTGAGAAATATATGTTGAAATTGGCCAATTATAAATATTATCAATTACAGTATCGCTAATATTGCTCCATAATTTTCCAGGATTATTTTTAATATTCTTATAATTAAAGTAAAATAAATTTTTATTTAATGTAAATTTTTCTAAAGAATTAATTTCCTCAGTAGATGGCCAAATATCATTTAAATAAATTTTTTTACCATTTTTATCTATTCCTAATGGTTCTATTGTAAGATCAACTAATATATTTCCAGCAATAGCATAAGCTATTACTAATGGAGGAGAAGCTAAAAAATTTGCATAAATACTTGGATGAATTCGTGATTCAAAATTTCGATTTCCTGATAATATAGATGATGTTATTATGTTATTATTGATAATAATTTCTTCTATTTGAGATTTAATTTTTCCAGAATTCCCAATACAAGTAGCACAACCATAAGCAACAATATTAAAACCTAATTTTTCTAAATATAAAAGTAAACCAGAATTATTTAAATATTCAGTAACTACTCTAGATCCTGGTGTAAATGATGTTTTTATTTTTGGTGAAATTTCTAAACCAAATTTTACTGCTTTTTTGGCTAATAACCCAGCAGATAACATTAAATTAGGATTTGATGTGTTTGTGCATGAAGTAATTGCAGCAATTAATATATCTCCATTTTTAATTTTAATTCCATTTTTAGTAATATATATTTTATTTAATTCATTAATATCTTTATTAAAGCCATTTTTAAAGGTTGGTTTAATTAATAATTCAGTAAATTTTTTTTTAACATTATTTAATTTAATAAGATCTTGGGGGCGATTTGGTCCAGATAATGATGGTGAAACATTATCGAGATTTAATGTGATAATATCTGTATAATCTATTTCTCCTATCTTTGGGATACCAAATAATTTTTGAGATTTAAAATAACTTTCAAATGCCTTAATTTCTAAATTATTACGACCTGTATTATAAAAATAATTAACAGTTATTTTATCTACAGGAAAAAATCCAATTGTAGCGCCATACTCTGGAGCCATATTACTAATAGTTGCTCTATCAGGTAATAATAAAGATTTTACTCCATCCCCAAAGAATTCTACAAATTTCCCAACTACATTTTTTTTTCTCAGTAATTTAGTTATTGTAAGTACAAGATCTGTTGCTGTCACTCCTTTATTTAATTTACCTATTAAATTAACCCCTATTACATCTGGTATTAAAAAATAAATTGGTTGACCTAGCATACCAGCTTCTGCTTCAATACCCCCAACTCCCCAACCAATTACGCCTATACTATTAATCATAGTAGTATGAGAATCAGTGCCTACTATTATATCTGGATAATAAATATTATCTTTATTTAATATTCCACGAGATAAATACTCTAAATTAATTTGATGAACAATACCAAATCCAGGTGGTATTACATTAAACTTATTAAAAGCTTGCATACCCCACTTTATAAATTGATATCGCTCCTTATTTCGTTTAAATTCTAATTGCATATTTAAATCTAGAGATTTTTTTTCTCTAAAAAAATCAACTTGAATAGAATGATCAACTATTAAATCTACAGGAACTAATGGTTCAATTTTTTTAGGATTTTTATTTATTTTTTTAGCTATACTACGCATAGCAGCTAAATCTGTTAAAAGTGGTATACCTGTAAAATCTTGCAATAAAATACGTGTAACTATTAATGGTAATTCTTTTATTCTTAAATCTTTAGGTTTCCAATTCATTAATTCATAAATATATTCTTCAGTAATTTTTTTACAATCATAATTACGTATTATTGATTCTAATATAATTCTAATCGATACAGGTAAACGAGAAATATTAATATTAAATTTTTTTTCTAAATCTGGTAATGAATAAAATTTACCCTTTTTATTCTCAGAAATTTGAAATTCTTTTAGGATAGTTTTTTTATGAAACATAATAGCTTTCTATTAACATTGATAAAATAATTTTAAAAAATTAACGTATAAGATGACTAATGCTTAAAATTTCATTTTTTAATTCTTCAATAGAAAGATTAATTTTCTTTCGAGAAAATTTATCAATTTCTAAATTTTGAATAATTTTGTATTTACTATTTTTAATTTTTACTGGAAAACCAAATATTATATCTTTGGGTACATTATAAGAACCATCTGAAGGAATTCCCATTGTAACCCAATTCTCTGTTCCAAAAATCCAATCTTTTATATGATCTATAGCTGCTGATGCAGCTGATGCAGCTGATGAAGCTCCTCTAATAGAGATAATTTCTTCTCCTCGTCTGCTAATAGCCGGTAAAAAAACATTTTTATTCCAGAAGGAATTATTGTTAATCATATCTCTAATAAGTACCCCATTAACTGTTGCATAACGATAGTCAGGATACATAGATAAAGAATGATTACCCCAAACAAATACTTTTTTAATAGATGAGACTGGTTCATTTAGTTTGGATGCTAATTTTGCTATTGCTCTATTATGATCAAGACGTAACATGGCTGTAAAATTTTTATAGGATAAATCTGGAGCTGATTTCATTGTAATATATGTATTGGTATTGACAGGATTTCCAACAACTAAAACCTTAACATCGCGTGAAGCAACAGAATTTAATGCTTTTCCTTGTTCAATAAAAATAGAAGAATTAATAGCTAATAACTCGGAACGTTCCATATTACTTTTTCTAGGAAAAGAACCAATTAATATAGCAATATTTGCATCTTTAAAAGCTGTTATTGGATTTTCATGCACACTAACATCTACTAATAATGGAAAAATACAATCTTCAATTTCCATGATCACACCTTTAATTGCTTTTTGTGATTTTTTATTTGATGCCTCAAGTAATTGTAAAATTATTGGCTGATCTTTACCTAAAA
The sequence above is a segment of the Candidatus Profftella armatura genome. Coding sequences within it:
- the acnA gene encoding aconitate hydratase AcnA, with protein sequence MFHKKTILKEFQISENKKGKFYSLPDLEKKFNINISRLPVSIRIILESIIRNYDCKKITEEYIYELMNWKPKDLRIKELPLIVTRILLQDFTGIPLLTDLAAMRSIAKKINKNPKKIEPLVPVDLIVDHSIQVDFFREKKSLDLNMQLEFKRNKERYQFIKWGMQAFNKFNVIPPGFGIVHQINLEYLSRGILNKDNIYYPDIIVGTDSHTTMINSIGVIGWGVGGIEAEAGMLGQPIYFLIPDVIGVNLIGKLNKGVTATDLVLTITKLLRKKNVVGKFVEFFGDGVKSLLLPDRATISNMAPEYGATIGFFPVDKITVNYFYNTGRNNLEIKAFESYFKSQKLFGIPKIGEIDYTDIITLNLDNVSPSLSGPNRPQDLIKLNNVKKKFTELLIKPTFKNGFNKDINELNKIYITKNGIKIKNGDILIAAITSCTNTSNPNLMLSAGLLAKKAVKFGLEISPKIKTSFTPGSRVVTEYLNNSGLLLYLEKLGFNIVAYGCATCIGNSGKIKSQIEEIIINNNIITSSILSGNRNFESRIHPSIYANFLASPPLVIAYAIAGNILVDLTIEPLGIDKNGKKIYLNDIWPSTEEINSLEKFTLNKNLFYFNYKNIKNNPGKLWSNISDTVIDNIYNWPISTYISQPPFFNNFKLKFEYFPKNIKGARALCILGDSITTDHISPAGLIEESSPAGKWLINNGVLKDEFNSYGSRRGNHEVMIRGTFSNKRIKNLITILGKNNTQIEGGFTYYQPSGEKMSIYDAAMKYISNNISTIIFAGKEYGTGSSRDWAAKGTKLLGVKMVIARSFERIHRANLIGMGILPLQFLNNDSIQSLNITGNEYFDLKGISKKIKPLEKIDFIIYRKNGKKIKKIKLLLRIDTPMEIKYYQNDGILPFVLRELLNS
- a CDS encoding malate dehydrogenase encodes the protein MLKKPVRISITGAAGQIGYNIIFRIANGDLLGKDQPIILQLLEASNKKSQKAIKGVIMEIEDCIFPLLVDVSVHENPITAFKDANIAILIGSFPRKSNMERSELLAINSSIFIEQGKALNSVASRDVKVLVVGNPVNTNTYITMKSAPDLSYKNFTAMLRLDHNRAIAKLASKLNEPVSSIKKVFVWGNHSLSMYPDYRYATVNGVLIRDMINNNSFWNKNVFLPAISRRGEEIISIRGASSAASAASAAIDHIKDWIFGTENWVTMGIPSDGSYNVPKDIIFGFPVKIKNSKYKIIQNLEIDKFSRKKINLSIEELKNEILSISHLIR